One Campylobacter concisus DNA segment encodes these proteins:
- the miaA gene encoding tRNA (adenosine(37)-N6)-dimethylallyltransferase MiaA → MFKELALIGTTASGKSDLAFELAKEFNGVILSLDSLALYKEIDIASAKPKPWQLEAVRHFGVDEIYPDEEFSVGVFFEIYKNAKEFALSQGCPLIITGGSGFYLKAMLSGLAPDVPKCEINLSNEEIYDLALQNDPEFAGKFSQNDSYRLEKWYQIYKFSGQIPSIWLKQNTKESVIKELAIFEILWDKEELRARIAKRTKNMLDEGLIDEAKFLFEKYKSEPKPLKSIGLKECKQFLEGEISKSELETLIATHTAQLAKRQRTFNRSQFEKKFVGDLVQTRSEILKFLKG, encoded by the coding sequence AAAGGAATTTAATGGCGTCATCTTAAGCCTTGACTCGCTAGCACTTTATAAAGAGATAGATATCGCTAGCGCAAAGCCAAAGCCTTGGCAACTAGAGGCTGTGAGGCACTTTGGGGTGGATGAAATTTACCCTGATGAGGAATTTAGCGTTGGGGTGTTTTTTGAAATTTATAAAAATGCAAAAGAATTTGCGCTCTCACAAGGCTGTCCGCTCATCATCACAGGAGGCAGTGGCTTTTATCTAAAGGCGATGCTTAGCGGCCTTGCGCCAGACGTGCCAAAATGCGAGATAAATTTAAGCAACGAGGAAATTTACGATCTGGCTTTACAAAACGACCCTGAGTTTGCAGGCAAATTTAGCCAAAACGACTCTTATCGCCTTGAAAAATGGTATCAAATTTATAAATTTAGCGGCCAAATTCCAAGCATTTGGCTAAAGCAAAACACCAAAGAGAGCGTCATAAAAGAGCTTGCGATATTTGAAATTTTGTGGGATAAAGAGGAACTTAGAGCCCGCATAGCAAAGCGAACGAAAAATATGCTAGATGAGGGATTGATAGATGAGGCGAAGTTTTTATTTGAGAAATATAAAAGCGAGCCAAAACCTTTAAAATCGATAGGTCTAAAGGAGTGCAAGCAGTTTTTAGAGGGTGAAATTTCAAAAAGTGAGCTAGAAACGCTCATCGCCACGCATACAGCCCAGCTTGCTAAGCGTCAGAGAACCTTTAACCGATCGCAGTTTGAGAAGAAATTTGTTGGCGACTTGGTGCAGACTAGAAGTGAAATTTTGAAATTTTTAAAAGGTTAA
- a CDS encoding iron-sulfur cluster assembly scaffold protein NifU, translated as MAKNNLIGGSIWDEYSKVVQDRMNNPKFMGELTEEDAKKANAKLIIADFGAESCGDAVRLYWLVDEKTDKIIDAKFKSFGCGTAIASSDTMAELCIGKTVDEAVKITNLDVERAMRDNPDTPAVPPQKMHCSVMAYDVIKAAAASYKGIDPEHFEDEIIVCECARVSLGTIKEVIRLNDLHTVEEITQYTKAGAFCKSCVRPGGHEKKDYYLVDILRDTRAEMEQERLEAQANAQANNTLSDVSFESMTMVGQLKAIESIIDKEIRPMLMMDGGNLEIIDIRNDNGENIDVYIRYLGACSGCSSGSTGTLYAIENVLQESLSPKIRVMPI; from the coding sequence ATGGCAAAAAATAACTTAATCGGCGGCTCTATCTGGGATGAATACTCAAAGGTAGTGCAAGATAGGATGAACAATCCTAAATTCATGGGCGAGCTAACCGAAGAGGACGCCAAAAAAGCAAATGCAAAGCTCATCATCGCTGACTTTGGCGCGGAAAGCTGCGGCGACGCGGTCAGGCTTTACTGGCTCGTTGATGAGAAAACTGACAAGATAATTGACGCTAAATTTAAAAGCTTTGGCTGTGGCACGGCTATAGCTAGCTCTGATACGATGGCCGAGCTTTGCATCGGCAAAACGGTCGATGAAGCGGTTAAGATCACAAACCTTGATGTAGAAAGAGCTATGCGTGACAACCCAGATACTCCAGCTGTGCCACCTCAAAAGATGCACTGCTCGGTCATGGCATATGACGTTATCAAGGCAGCTGCTGCAAGCTACAAGGGCATAGACCCAGAGCACTTTGAAGATGAGATCATCGTTTGCGAGTGCGCTAGAGTGAGCCTTGGCACGATCAAAGAGGTGATAAGACTAAACGACCTTCACACGGTTGAGGAGATCACGCAGTACACCAAAGCAGGGGCATTTTGTAAATCATGCGTTAGACCTGGCGGACACGAGAAAAAAGACTACTATTTGGTTGATATCTTACGCGATACTAGGGCTGAGATGGAGCAAGAGAGGCTCGAAGCTCAGGCAAATGCTCAAGCAAACAACACGCTTAGCGACGTTAGCTTTGAGAGCATGACGATGGTTGGCCAGCTAAAAGCGATCGAATCGATCATCGATAAAGAGATCCGCCCGATGCTTATGATGGACGGCGGAAATTTAGAGATCATAGACATCAGAAACGATAACGGCGAAAATATCGACGTTTATATCCGCTATCTTGGCGCTTGCTCAGGCTGTTCAAGCGGCTCGACTGGCACGCTTTATGCGATAGAAAATGTCTTACAAGAGAGCCTAAGCCCAAAAATCAGGGTCATGCCTATATAA
- a CDS encoding NifS family cysteine desulfurase, protein MRVYLDNNATTMVDPEAFELMKPFFCEKYGNPNSLHKFGSETHPALRTALDQLYAGLNAKDSDDIVVTSCATESNNWVVKGIYFDKIATGEKKRIVTTAVEHPAILATCKFLEKYGVELTVLDVNSDGIVTPEQLRAVMDENVALVAIMSANNETGMIFPIKELAKVAHEYGALFHTDAVQAVGKIKIDVQDLDIDFLSFSAHKFHGPKGVGALFIKNSMPLSSLLHGGEHMGGRRSGTLDVPGIVGMGKALELANKFMDYEHSHVRRLRDKLEDALLQIPDVSVVGKKEQRVPNTILASIKGVEGEAMLWDLNRAGIAASTGSACASETLESNPIMEAIGADKELAHTALRLSLSRFNTEEEIDYAIEQITKAVNRLRSISSTFAYAPEWHKSGL, encoded by the coding sequence TTGAGAGTATATTTAGACAATAACGCTACAACGATGGTTGATCCAGAAGCTTTTGAACTTATGAAGCCGTTTTTTTGCGAAAAATACGGCAACCCAAACTCACTTCACAAATTTGGCTCAGAAACCCACCCAGCGCTAAGAACGGCGCTAGATCAGCTCTACGCCGGATTAAACGCAAAAGATAGCGATGACATCGTCGTTACCTCATGCGCAACCGAGAGCAACAACTGGGTTGTAAAAGGCATCTATTTTGACAAAATAGCAACTGGCGAAAAAAAACGCATCGTCACCACCGCAGTCGAGCACCCAGCCATTTTAGCAACTTGTAAATTTCTAGAAAAATATGGCGTGGAGCTTACGGTTTTAGACGTAAATAGCGACGGTATCGTCACTCCAGAACAGCTAAGGGCTGTCATGGACGAAAATGTCGCACTTGTCGCCATAATGAGCGCAAACAACGAAACTGGCATGATCTTTCCTATAAAAGAGCTTGCCAAAGTCGCCCACGAATACGGCGCTTTATTTCACACTGACGCCGTGCAAGCAGTCGGCAAGATAAAGATAGATGTTCAAGACCTAGATATTGATTTTCTAAGCTTTTCAGCTCATAAATTTCACGGACCAAAGGGCGTTGGCGCGTTATTTATAAAAAATAGCATGCCACTAAGCAGCTTGCTTCACGGCGGCGAGCACATGGGCGGACGCAGAAGCGGCACGCTTGACGTACCAGGCATCGTTGGCATGGGCAAGGCGCTTGAGCTGGCAAATAAATTTATGGATTACGAGCACTCACACGTTCGCCGTTTGCGTGACAAGCTAGAAGACGCACTACTGCAAATTCCTGACGTTAGCGTCGTTGGTAAAAAAGAGCAGCGCGTGCCAAACACTATCCTAGCCTCTATCAAAGGCGTCGAGGGCGAGGCTATGCTTTGGGACCTAAATAGAGCTGGCATAGCAGCATCTACTGGCTCTGCCTGTGCGAGCGAGACGCTAGAGAGCAACCCTATCATGGAGGCTATCGGCGCTGACAAAGAGCTAGCCCACACCGCACTTAGACTCTCACTTTCTAGGTTTAACACCGAAGAGGAGATCGACTACGCGATAGAGCAGATAACAAAGGCTGTAAATAGACTAAGAAGCATATCAAGCACCTTCGCGTACGCCCCAGAGTGGCATAAGAGTGGATTATAA
- a CDS encoding tRNA 2-selenouridine synthase: MKFIGIILLLLTSIFLIACSANQASNKISNSELENLASKYGGVYIFNQKFVEEIEKREAERKAVNQQILSEISHISNKSERNKKMRELLKERYYNNKKIEQILSNGKRYYTIWTTYENETGKKVKISKEFTDKIKNFIGLENYKNAGASIDMSYFYIDKDNIAIPIRLTLNFYNISKSYGLYGDEGRGISFSKERLINIAGDNVFYFDSSKNTFVKEK; the protein is encoded by the coding sequence ATGAAATTTATAGGCATTATACTTCTACTACTAACAAGCATATTTTTAATAGCCTGCTCTGCAAACCAAGCAAGCAATAAGATAAGTAACTCTGAACTAGAGAATTTAGCTAGTAAATATGGTGGGGTTTATATATTTAATCAAAAATTTGTTGAGGAGATAGAGAAAAGAGAAGCAGAGAGAAAAGCTGTTAATCAACAAATTTTAAGTGAAATATCTCATATATCAAACAAAAGCGAAAGAAATAAAAAGATGAGAGAATTGCTTAAAGAAAGATACTACAATAACAAAAAAATTGAGCAAATTCTATCTAACGGCAAACGATACTACACTATTTGGACAACTTATGAAAACGAAACTGGCAAGAAAGTTAAAATTTCAAAAGAGTTTACGGATAAGATTAAAAATTTTATAGGACTAGAAAATTACAAAAATGCTGGTGCTAGCATTGATATGAGTTATTTTTATATAGACAAAGATAACATAGCAATACCCATTAGGCTAACTTTAAATTTTTATAACATTTCAAAAAGCTATGGATTATATGGAGATGAAGGAAGAGGTATTTCTTTTTCTAAAGAAAGACTTATAAATATAGCAGGAGATAATGTATTTTACTTTGATAGCTCTAAAAACACTTTCGTTAAGGAAAAATAG
- a CDS encoding thioredoxin reductase: MKKIIFITLAILVVIASALFINKEKTMNKGNLMDNTNTYTVIAPNGMEIPFDKKTNLSVSPLDYGSETIGVKEHSQMLLEARSILDSSPYKNYEPLYYNPKPNSLGQTDYLAFKPWLDISYKPSSTKIAPWTKTEKAYYESLKDKRDRYIYLVKRSNLKCTMIDIPDDAIGRVGINGKLTKPEYAEIYDEVNSHKGTLKSELFAGEWNICAGVLGDIGGFVGGVGLGYAGFKARAYQSMFLSAQLGQDGALEALADLFEYSTYLVGLNKNLQMAEEFRKLAKNPPLDEYGMMPYLDEIVGNYFVMDFNRGGVAFDPEGTTHKFLRELVEDEGKLLDPRDLDANETTREEFISYLKAEMPHFTTRFDKKGFPNKMTERDIALYIDSTLLEAKIMSLTPPEGYPNAPYYNTPEELTRLYEAGKLDKKLNPLTPVMYRDSFPEDLRAKILSYAKEHNIKD; the protein is encoded by the coding sequence ATGAAGAAGATCATATTTATAACTTTAGCTATCTTAGTAGTAATAGCTTCAGCGCTGTTTATCAATAAAGAAAAAACAATGAATAAAGGAAATTTAATGGATAACACTAATACATATACGGTTATAGCACCAAATGGAATGGAAATACCATTTGATAAAAAGACAAATTTATCAGTTTCTCCGCTCGATTACGGAAGTGAGACTATAGGTGTAAAAGAGCACTCTCAAATGCTCCTAGAAGCCCGCTCCATCCTAGACTCATCACCATATAAAAACTATGAGCCACTATACTATAACCCTAAACCAAATTCTCTAGGTCAAACAGACTATTTAGCATTTAAACCATGGCTAGATATTAGCTATAAACCAAGCTCTACTAAGATAGCTCCTTGGACTAAAACAGAAAAAGCCTACTATGAAAGTTTAAAAGATAAGAGAGATAGATATATCTATCTAGTAAAAAGAAGCAATCTAAAATGCACTATGATAGATATACCGGATGATGCCATAGGTAGAGTGGGTATCAATGGCAAACTAACAAAGCCAGAGTATGCTGAAATTTATGATGAAGTAAATTCTCACAAAGGTACATTAAAATCAGAACTATTTGCAGGTGAGTGGAATATATGTGCAGGAGTATTAGGAGATATAGGAGGATTTGTGGGAGGTGTTGGATTAGGTTATGCAGGATTTAAAGCAAGAGCATATCAATCAATGTTTCTATCAGCCCAGCTTGGTCAAGACGGAGCTTTAGAAGCATTAGCTGATTTATTTGAATACTCTACCTATTTAGTAGGTCTAAATAAAAATTTACAAATGGCTGAAGAGTTTAGAAAACTAGCTAAAAATCCCCCATTAGATGAATATGGAATGATGCCTTATTTAGATGAGATAGTAGGGAACTATTTCGTGATGGATTTTAATAGGGGTGGGGTAGCATTTGATCCAGAAGGAACAACACATAAATTTTTAAGAGAACTTGTAGAAGACGAAGGAAAACTACTAGACCCTAGAGACCTTGATGCAAACGAGACTACAAGGGAAGAATTTATCTCTTACTTAAAAGCTGAAATGCCTCATTTTACAACTAGATTTGATAAAAAAGGTTTTCCAAACAAAATGACAGAAAGGGACATTGCTCTCTATATAGACTCCACCCTACTAGAAGCTAAAATAATGTCCCTAACCCCACCAGAAGGCTATCCTAATGCACCATACTACAACACACCAGAAGAGCTAACAAGACTATATGAGGCTGGTAAATTAGATAAAAAGCTAAACCCTCTAACACCAGTGATGTATAGAGATAGCTTCCCTGAAGATCTTAGAGCTAAGATATTAAGCTATGCTAAAGAGCATAATATAAAGGATTGA
- the tssJ gene encoding type VI secretion system lipoprotein TssJ, with amino-acid sequence MKKTFKFLCSLIFMLFIAGCAKDLIISNTPNSNLNYHGDNVPVTIIAYKLRDVAKFQQASIVDLAEKNGDILGQDKIDSIKTQIQPNTNRYAFTNVDPDEVPYVGILVLYADQSKTNIKAYKSTKEAKEKNIVFEITKNGVNTIDASGSKIQASK; translated from the coding sequence ATGAAGAAAACGTTTAAATTTCTTTGTTCTTTAATTTTTATGCTATTTATCGCAGGATGTGCAAAAGATCTTATCATAAGCAACACTCCAAATTCAAACTTAAACTACCACGGTGACAACGTTCCAGTGACTATCATCGCTTATAAACTAAGAGATGTGGCAAAATTTCAGCAAGCTAGCATAGTTGATCTAGCTGAGAAAAATGGTGACATACTTGGTCAAGACAAGATAGACTCGATAAAAACGCAAATTCAGCCAAATACAAACAGATACGCTTTTACAAATGTCGATCCAGACGAAGTACCATACGTGGGCATTTTGGTGCTTTATGCTGATCAAAGCAAGACAAATATCAAAGCTTACAAATCAACAAAAGAAGCAAAAGAGAAAAATATAGTTTTTGAGATAACTAAAAATGGCGTAAATACCATAGACGCTAGCGGCTCTAAGATCCAAGCAAGCAAATAA
- the tssK gene encoding type VI secretion system baseplate subunit TssK — protein sequence MSDKLKVVWYNGMNVDKVHFEQQERYFERNLNIKTVSSFSNLYGVLDLEISSELLLQGKIGLNKISCISQDGTIFNAPDQDDLPEPLEISPSELNSAVIVLKLPVSSGLVDVSLQNNLPNLKFTAKQALISSRVHDEASNDILDELDDKDDFELSSAFTQDKENLILASQRSTLGVLGSKTPYELSVPICRIKNIDLNKQIILDEKFIPTCIDVSKNSFITSFIDEFSFATKQHQESYTGLLGGIDQAKNRLDISTYLTLNMLKKWHLIFSYLFKRDKIHPEYLYEKLVDFQADLLALSHDDSFSEFIAYDHNNLSQTFVPLINNLRLLFSHILSPKYVMAQIVKNNHGFFDCVFDNPSIIENSEIYFAIHSDTKNEYLLKNFKEQCKIHTQSNIKSIVSSQLRGINVEQISAIPSTLPKLNDYIYYKIDKKDEIFKSFANQSVISVYITANLSNADIKMWALL from the coding sequence ATGTCTGATAAATTAAAAGTTGTCTGGTACAACGGGATGAACGTTGATAAGGTTCATTTCGAGCAGCAAGAGAGGTATTTTGAGAGAAATTTAAACATAAAAACCGTCTCGTCTTTTTCAAATTTATATGGAGTTTTGGATCTTGAGATCTCAAGCGAGCTTTTGCTTCAAGGCAAGATAGGGCTAAATAAAATTTCTTGCATCTCGCAAGATGGTACGATATTTAACGCCCCAGATCAAGACGATCTACCAGAGCCACTTGAGATAAGTCCTAGCGAGCTAAATTCTGCCGTCATCGTACTAAAGCTACCAGTTAGCTCAGGGCTTGTTGATGTTAGCTTGCAAAACAATCTGCCAAATCTAAAATTTACGGCCAAACAAGCGCTCATTAGCTCAAGAGTGCATGATGAAGCTAGTAATGACATTTTAGATGAGCTTGATGACAAAGACGACTTTGAGCTTTCGTCTGCTTTTACGCAGGATAAAGAAAATTTGATCCTAGCAAGTCAAAGATCGACTCTAGGAGTGCTTGGCTCAAAGACGCCTTATGAGCTTAGCGTGCCTATTTGCAGGATAAAAAACATAGATCTAAACAAACAAATAATACTTGATGAGAAATTTATACCAACTTGCATCGATGTCAGTAAAAATTCTTTCATCACAAGCTTTATAGATGAGTTTAGCTTTGCTACAAAGCAGCATCAAGAGAGCTATACTGGGCTTTTAGGTGGCATAGATCAGGCTAAAAATAGGCTTGATATCTCAACATATTTGACACTAAATATGCTTAAAAAATGGCACTTGATATTCTCATATCTTTTCAAAAGAGACAAAATTCATCCAGAGTATCTATATGAAAAGCTAGTTGATTTTCAAGCTGATCTGCTAGCCCTAAGTCACGATGATAGTTTTAGCGAATTTATAGCTTATGATCACAACAACTTAAGTCAAACTTTTGTACCGCTAATAAACAATCTTAGGCTTTTGTTCTCGCATATCTTGTCGCCAAAATACGTCATGGCACAGATCGTTAAAAACAATCACGGCTTTTTTGACTGCGTCTTTGATAATCCAAGCATCATAGAAAACTCAGAAATTTACTTTGCTATCCATAGCGATACAAAAAATGAGTACCTGCTCAAAAATTTCAAAGAACAGTGCAAAATCCACACCCAATCAAACATCAAAAGTATCGTCTCATCGCAGCTTCGCGGCATAAATGTAGAGCAAATTTCAGCTATACCTAGTACATTGCCAAAGCTAAATGACTATATCTACTACAAGATCGATAAAAAAGATGAAATTTTTAAAAGCTTCGCAAATCAAAGCGTTATTAGCGTCTATATAACAGCAAATTTATCAAACGCTGACATTAAGATGTGGGCTTTATTATAA
- the icmH gene encoding type IVB secretion system protein IcmH/DotU has protein sequence MSENQNEISALSQTKLLGLGANPALDHVLPLLLLANRVSKLQNFSQSEMQNLREKLINDILSTTSKISNLGIYEEDDIIRLRYCLCVFIDESLLKNEIFMNSFWANNTLTTRFFNENLGGNKFFGIMDKWFENVGKNKDFLEFIYACLVLGYKGKYEAQEDCNEKISYLCENIASAVSPLIKADENVFEKSYLKTKKRSFFEIFSLRHLKFYFILIALAAIAAAFLYSTYSMDQNNVKNDSVLNNKIENFMDKK, from the coding sequence ATGAGTGAGAATCAAAATGAAATTTCGGCTTTAAGCCAGACAAAGCTTCTAGGACTTGGTGCAAATCCTGCTCTAGATCACGTGCTACCACTGCTTCTTTTAGCAAACAGAGTATCAAAACTACAAAATTTTTCACAAAGTGAGATGCAAAATTTACGTGAAAAGCTGATAAATGATATATTAAGCACCACTTCAAAGATCTCAAATTTAGGCATTTATGAAGAGGATGACATCATTAGGCTTAGATATTGCCTTTGTGTTTTCATCGATGAGAGCTTGCTAAAAAACGAAATTTTTATGAACAGTTTTTGGGCGAACAACACCTTAACAACAAGATTTTTTAACGAAAATTTAGGTGGCAACAAATTCTTTGGCATCATGGATAAATGGTTTGAAAACGTTGGCAAGAACAAGGACTTTTTAGAGTTTATATACGCTTGTTTGGTGCTTGGCTACAAGGGTAAATATGAAGCGCAGGAAGATTGCAACGAGAAAATTTCATACCTTTGTGAAAATATAGCCTCAGCCGTTTCACCACTTATAAAGGCTGATGAAAATGTATTTGAAAAGAGCTATTTAAAAACTAAAAAGAGAAGCTTTTTTGAGATATTTTCACTAAGACATTTGAAATTTTACTTTATCCTTATAGCGCTTGCAGCTATCGCGGCTGCGTTTTTATATAGCACCTACTCGATGGATCAAAACAACGTTAAAAACGACAGCGTCCTAAACAATAAGATAGAAAATTTTATGGACAAAAAGTAA
- a CDS encoding type VI secretion system domain-containing protein, translating to MQDKFFNKFNENFSENELYISLIDEMSKYKTLTHDTIKWDFVFSSSLKALSEFSLDVKLLNFLAISAINLNQKDSFKTLIEAFSFFLTTLKQEPNLLAKNEKQVPAKKKIFAQTIELFTQAHRDGINLDEAGARAFNELVPELSRELSTHFDTLYIEEKSEQAQKVEEPKQPAKAEPSYSQSISFGSSDISTFSDREFREYFVNLSVSLLKNDIKNLTAYSLVFEAMWGRIKALPVSSEQVTQIRYPDENLILLFKNMKEASQENLEKFIRNLALNPFWIDGVRIFCEFLRSSGLNEQSELVSNMTLNFIEKFPDMKKLKFQSEEAFFSEESAKFFSKKESANFISSDEMKKDMSFEELIKALDRSKYTTNSQSELSFLLELSKIFTSQGMDNNAKVVYSQIVKFIENTELKDYLSDIYIKAKTFL from the coding sequence GTGCAAGATAAGTTTTTCAACAAATTTAACGAAAACTTTTCAGAAAACGAACTCTACATCAGCCTTATAGACGAGATGTCAAAGTATAAGACTTTGACGCATGATACGATAAAATGGGACTTTGTTTTTAGCTCGTCTTTAAAGGCATTAAGCGAATTTAGCCTCGATGTAAAGCTTTTAAATTTCCTAGCGATCTCTGCTATAAATTTAAACCAAAAAGATAGTTTTAAAACCCTGATCGAGGCCTTTTCATTTTTTCTAACTACTCTAAAACAAGAGCCAAATTTATTAGCAAAAAATGAAAAGCAAGTGCCTGCTAAAAAAAAGATATTTGCTCAAACGATAGAGCTTTTTACGCAAGCTCATAGGGATGGTATAAATTTAGACGAAGCGGGCGCAAGAGCTTTTAATGAGCTTGTGCCTGAGCTCTCACGCGAGCTTAGCACGCACTTTGATACGCTTTATATAGAAGAGAAAAGCGAGCAAGCTCAAAAAGTAGAGGAGCCAAAGCAGCCAGCAAAAGCCGAGCCGAGCTACTCACAAAGCATCTCTTTTGGCAGTAGCGACATTAGCACATTTAGCGATAGAGAGTTTAGGGAGTACTTTGTAAATTTATCCGTCTCTCTTTTAAAAAATGATATAAAAAATTTGACCGCTTACTCGCTTGTTTTTGAGGCGATGTGGGGCAGGATCAAGGCTTTGCCAGTTAGCAGCGAGCAAGTGACGCAGATACGCTATCCTGATGAAAATTTGATCTTACTTTTTAAAAATATGAAAGAAGCAAGCCAAGAAAATTTGGAGAAATTTATAAGAAATTTAGCCCTTAATCCGTTTTGGATAGATGGTGTTAGGATATTTTGTGAGTTTTTAAGATCATCTGGACTAAACGAGCAAAGCGAACTAGTTTCTAATATGACTTTAAATTTTATAGAAAAATTCCCAGATATGAAAAAGCTCAAATTTCAAAGTGAAGAGGCATTTTTCAGCGAAGAGAGTGCTAAATTTTTTAGTAAAAAAGAGAGTGCAAATTTTATCTCTAGTGACGAAATGAAAAAAGATATGAGCTTTGAGGAGCTGATAAAAGCCCTTGATAGAAGCAAATATACAACAAATTCGCAAAGCGAGCTTAGCTTTTTGTTAGAGCTTTCCAAAATTTTTACAAGCCAAGGCATGGATAACAATGCAAAAGTTGTATATTCGCAAATAGTTAAATTTATAGAAAACACTGAGCTTAAGGATTATTTGTCAGATATTTATATAAAGGCAAAAACATTTTTGTGA
- the tssB gene encoding type VI secretion system contractile sheath small subunit produces MAENSIPPKERINIVYRTKTNNQEADVELPLKLMVVSNLTGENQTPLEDREVVSINKINFDQVMKSLDIHTEFSVKNRLNSGSEDLNIDLNFESIQDFNPDNIINQVPELKKLLQLRKALVALKGPMGNMPDFRKAVLEAIKDEDSRKQLLLELKDEKDKE; encoded by the coding sequence ATGGCAGAGAATTCAATCCCACCAAAAGAACGTATAAACATTGTTTATAGAACCAAAACAAACAACCAAGAAGCAGATGTTGAGCTTCCGTTAAAGCTGATGGTAGTTTCAAATTTAACTGGTGAAAACCAAACTCCACTTGAAGATCGCGAAGTTGTCTCTATAAATAAGATAAATTTCGATCAGGTTATGAAAAGTTTAGACATTCATACTGAATTTTCAGTGAAAAATAGGCTAAATTCTGGTAGCGAAGATCTAAATATCGATCTTAACTTTGAAAGCATTCAGGATTTCAATCCAGACAATATCATCAACCAAGTACCTGAGCTAAAGAAGCTATTGCAGCTTAGAAAAGCTTTAGTTGCGTTAAAAGGACCTATGGGCAATATGCCTGATTTTAGAAAAGCAGTTTTAGAGGCTATTAAGGATGAAGATAGTAGAAAACAGCTTCTTTTAGAGCTTAAAGACGAAAAAGATAAGGAATAA